One genomic window of Cercospora beticola chromosome 5, complete sequence includes the following:
- a CDS encoding uncharacterized protein (antiSMASH:Cluster_9), producing MNQELSRQSSLTSFPDPDLSTVASLQGTGIEPRADHLVEASDLEQDAPVFERDATSTTTRERALSEPLSELLDGGGHPSMFDTQELDLGNPQNLAIASKDSIQRVVRHRGAVELVRHLSRLLAERDAHVTALTRLAEEYKVPKERIAETADRVKQAENRRRSLAKAASEELVQRNGSVTSKAPSIAEELPEANGNATIRGLTRFFGGNGKGTTKKKESAVASLQSSSSSRSSSIQPSAARAAKAPRPKSIDVQSLNSVASGDSMGWATTLFGGMSAAGGTIKGLGGSGNRRASEREPREPVEMSTRHDERTLPPTLSKNLLSQPAPTPHDAEWNRFLNRVQRSREQAGEEARSGELIGASRFGNEGSTGKQKQEMLTKLVLGGIPMRFRHAIWMELSNTQSVVQPDAYELYLNADTENSDPTEVDAILKDVPRTLTSKYDYYAEKGYDRLRRLLIAFVSKYPGLGYTQGLNMIAGYLLLAIPDESDAFWMLCNMVDSFFPVDYFSKATAMSIPIADNIVLRSYVKEQLPKLAAKMDSLDIAPEHTVPLSWFLTAFTSVLPESVLLRIWDVWLCVPGQKTFIFNVALTLLAIHQKGLMDCEDQSEFWAYMSNKIKVSEEPEKVNDLIKSAFVMRKRLELVEQRRAVEVKKSMRRTASTEALYSPDGEAAHGGALSST from the coding sequence ATGAACCAAGAACTGAGCCGGCAGTCGAGTCTGACTTCATTCCCGGACCCGGATCTAAGCACAGTTGCAAGTTTGCAGGGTACCGGCATCGAACCCAGGGCGGATCATTTAGTAGAAGCTTCAGATCTGGAACAAGATGCTCCTGTGTTCGAGCGAGATGCAACGTCTACAACGACACGGGAACGCGCACTAAGTGAGCCTTTGAGTGAATTGCTTGATGGCGGTGGCCACCCTTCCATGTTTGATACGCAGGAACTGGATCTCGGCAATCCCCAGAACTTGGCAATCGCGAGTAAAGACAGCATCCAGAGAGTGGTGCGGCATAGGGGCGCTGTTGAATTAGTGCGGCATTTGAGCAGATTGCTGGCTGAGAGAGATGCGCATGTCACTGCTTTGACGAGATTGGCAGAGGAGTACAAGGTGCCCAAGGAGCGCATTGCCGAGACTGCGGATCGAGTGAAGCAAGCCGAGAAccgacgaagaagccttGCAAAGGCGGCATCCGAGGAGCTGGTGCAAAGGAACGGGAGTGTGACTAGCAAGGCGCCCAGTATTGCGGAAGAGCTGCCAGAGGCCAACGGAAACGCTACGATTAGAGGTCTGACGAGATTCTTTGGTGGCAACGGTAAAGGAactacgaagaagaaggaaagcgCTGTCGCCTCGCTGCAaagctcatcatcttcgaggtCAAGTTCAATACAACCGTCAGCTGCTAGAGCCGCCAAAGCACCGAGGCCGAAATCGATTGACGTCCAAAGTCTTAACAGCGTGGCAAGTGGAGACAGTATGGGGTGGGCTACCACTTTGTTCGGCGGGATGAGTGCTGCCGGTGGCACAATCAAGGGCTTGGGAGGAAGCGGCAACCGCCGTGCTTCAGAACGCGAACCTAGGGAGCCCGTGGAGATGAGCACACGACATGATGAGAGGACACTACCGCCTACTCTTTCGAAGAATCTACTTTCACAGCCAGCTCCCACTCCCCACGATGCCGAATGGAATCGATTTTTAAATCGCGTACAGCGCTCTCGGGAGCAAGCCGGTGAAGAGGCAAGATCAGGTGAACTCATTGGAGCCTCACGCTTTGGCAACGAAGGCTCGACTGgcaagcagaagcaagaAATGCTGACTAAACTTGTACTGGGAGGAATTCCTATGCGGTTTCGGCACGCGATCTGGATGGAACTCTCCAACACGCAGTCTGTTGTCCAGCCTGACGCTTACGAGCTGTATCTGAATGCAGACACCGAGAACTCCGACCCCACCGAAGTCGACGCCATATTGAAAGATGTGCCGCGAACATTGACCAGCAAATACGACTATTACGCAGAAAAGGGCTATGACCGATTACGTCGCCTTCTGATCGCCTTTGTCTCCAAGTATCCAGGTCTAGGGTATACACAAGGACTCAATATGATTGCTGGGTACCTGTTACTGGCTATACCAGACGAGAGTGACGCCTTCTGGATGCTATGCAACATGGTGGATTCCTTTTTCCCAGTGGACTACTTTAGCAAAGCCACCGCCATGTCGATTCCCATTGCCGACAACATCGTCCTGCGATCATACGTCAAAGAACAGCTCCCAAAACTAGCTGCAAAAATGGATAGCCTCGACATTGCACCCGAACATACCGTGCCACTTTCTTGGTTCCTGACAGCTTTCACTTCCGTCCTGCCCGAATCAGTTCTGCTCAGAATATGGGACGTGTGGTTGTGTGTTCCTGGACAGAAGACGTTCATCTTCAATGTCGCTTTGACGTTACTTGCAATTCATCAGAAAGGTCTCATGGACTGTGAAGATCAGAGCGAGTTTTGGGCGTACATGAGCAACAAGATCAAAGTCTCTGAGGAGCCAGAAAAGGTCAACGACTTGATTAAAAGTGCTTTTGTCATGAGGAAAAGACTTGAACTCGTGGAGCAGAGGAGGGCTgtggaggtgaagaagagcatgAGAAGGACAGCGAGCACGGAAGCATTGTATAGTCCAGATGGAGAGGCGGCGCATGGTGGGGCATTGTCTTCGACTTGA
- a CDS encoding uncharacterized protein (antiSMASH:Cluster_10) — MAAARSSSQVIDLVSSSEDEDDLQILDRPPRSVPATAFGNPDPHGLPELEPRNAYDAGLEDYGMGTAPGFFPNGIEDDQIFHQDPAERERTRGGGEYQYFGDELVWIPDDSPPPSPVRQASPPVQEGANMRYLDYDNAFPPLAIAPVYNSDTCLQRVLEVFPDVSHEHVLSLYAELGQQQPPMLGPDIYENIVTKLAEADNYPKQGKGKQPAAKRKAESELQNDDFKRWEGPDRRAPLKMLNRPVASALKADFPDVPMKIIAEQLSQHRQQLFQTYVALAAMRDAKDSGWTGRPSAMASADTIVLNTGVPELYDELQAARKRVSAVRAERTIEQARRRAEEENLRRAVEAGETAECQACFDDLPMNRQIHCNGAEAHFTCFDCITTYIKSEVGQSRCGVMCTAGCGSGYPHAQLHLLEDKQLLEKLEQLQQEKDIRDAELDDLSECPFCDYKAILPSIEEDFEFRCLNPDCEKVSCRRCKAASHIPISCEEHAKDHKLNSRHKIEEAMTAALVRKCNKCSKPFIKDFGCNKMSCSSCGNLQCYVCSETVRDYNHFDQNAAGARNVNPAGPSSKRCPLYDNVEERHEREIKEAEAKARAEALEANPDITEEDLKIKESDAVRKATQAKIGQQGGVRGPPGFPGGDYGLFNRGAGLDIDADLDDEDHDDPQFRAAVRRQRARAHARAMMVGRAARANRVGALQAQAGAVRVPNRAGGANAALDNPRGPLGHGLGGHIAGHGAQAHLARPQPVYQGLAHPHPLQAPQLGMPNMVGYMPIYGLQRPDVGQLAQQAPVLPLGNAAPHRYGDAPHGLQAAAADRHLERDHGPGYVLGARNNGLGGQQGLFDAFVEDPFGGGDADPFGFGRIIQGDQAPPRFPEMLAPGQPRNHELGRNAQPELREQHEALAYRTARERQRNALQNMEDRAGGDGTVYELAYADPRRRRRGVFPGAPNAG; from the exons ATGGCCGCCGCGAGATCATCGTCACAAGTAATTGACCttgtcagcagcagcgaagatgaagatgacctCCAGATCTTAGACCGCCCGCCAAGATCTGTGCCCGCCACAGCCTTTGGGAACCCGGATCCTCATGGCCTGCCGGAACTCGAGCCTCGAAATGCGTACGACGCAGGCCTAGAAGACTATGGCATGGGTACTGCTCCTGGCTTCTTTCCGAACGGGATCGAGGATGACCAGATATTCCATCAGGATCCAGCAGAACGGGAGAGAACacgaggcggaggcgaaTATCAGTACTTCGGGGACGAGCTGGTGTGGATTCCAGATgattctcctcctccgtctCCGGTCAGGCAGGCGTCTCCACCTGTGCAGGAGGGCGCGAATATGCGATATTTAGACTACGACAACGCATTCCCACCACTCGCAATCGCGCCGGTTTACAATAGCGACACATGTTTACAGCGGGTCTTGGAAGTGTTCCCGGATGTCAG CCACGAACATGTCCTTTCACTGTATGCCGAActtggacagcagcagccacccaTGCTTGGTCCCGATATCTACGAGAACATCGTTACGAAGCTTGCTGAGGCGGACAACTACCCCAAACAGGGCAAGGGCAAGCAACCCGCAGCTAAGCGCAAGGCCGAGAGCGAACTCCAGAACGATGACTTCAAGCGATGGGAGGGTCCGGACAGACGAGCTCCTCTTAAGATGCTGAATCGGCCAGTGGCTTCGGCGTTGAAGGCAGATTTTCCCGATGTTCCTATGAAGATCATCGCCGAGCAACTGTCTCAGCACCGTCAGCAGCTTTTCCAGACCTATGTTGCGCTCGCAGCAATGAGAGACGCGAAAGATTCTGGTTGGACCGGACGTCCGTCAGCCATGGCTAGCGCCGATACAATCGTTCTGAACACTGGGGTTCCTGAGCTCTACGATGAGTTGCAAGCTGCTCGCAAGCGGGTCAGCGCTGTCAGAGCCGAGCGCACGATTGAGCAAGCGAGACGTCGAGCCGAGGAAGAGAACCTGAGGCGAGCGGTCGAAGCTGGTGAGACCGCGGAATGTCAGGCGTGTTTTGACGACCTTCCCATGAATCGACAAATTCATTGCAATGGCGCCGAAGCTCATTTTACCTGCTTCGACTGCATTACCACGTATATCAAGTCAGAAGTCGGCCAATCTCGCTGCGGTGTCATGTGCACGGCCGGCTGCGGCTCCGGCTATCCACACGCTCAACTCCATCTCCTTGAAGACAAGCAGCTCCTGGAGAAGCTTGAACAACTACAACAGGAGAAGGACATTCGCGATGCCGAGCTCGACGATCTGTCCGAGTGCCCCTTTTGCGACTACAAGGCCATTCTACCATCCATCGAGGAGGACTTTGAATTTAGATGTCTGAATCCAGACTGCGAGAAGGTCAGCTGTCGTCGATGCAAGGCAGCCTCCCACATCCCGATTTCCTGCGAGGAACATGCCAAGGACCACAAGCTCAACAGCAGACACAAGATCGAGGAGGCGATGACCGCAGCATTGGTGAGAAAGTGCAACAAATGCAGTAAACCCTTCATCAAGGATTTCGGCTGCAACAAGATG TCCTGCTCGTCGTGTGGTAACTTACAATGCTACGTCTGCTCGGAGACAGTCAGAGACTACAATCACTTTGATCAAAATGCCGCAGGTGCCCGGAATGTCAATCCTGCCGGGCCTTCATCCAAGCGTTGCCCTCTGTACGATAATGTCGAAGAGCGACATGAACGAGAAATtaaggaagcagaagcaaaagCTCGGGCAGAGGCGTTAGAGGCGAATCCAG ACATCACGGAAGAGGACCTAAAGATCAAGGAATCCGATGCGGTACGGAAGGCTACTCAGGCCAAGATCGGCCAACAAGGCGGCGTCCGCGGACCTCCTGGTTTCCCCGGCGGTGACTACGGTTTGTTCAATCGCGGAGCTGGCCTTGACATTGATGCTGAcctggacgacgaggaccaTGATGACCCGCAATTCCGAGCAGCGGTACGTAGGCAACGTGCTAGGGCGCATGCAAGGGCGATGATGGTTGGCAGAGCGGCGCGAGCAAATCGGGTCGGAGCTTTGCAGGCACAAGCTGGTGCCGTTCGTGTTCCAAACCGAGCCGGCGGAGCCAACGCAGCGCTGGACAATCCGAGAGGACCCCTTGGTCATGGACTTGGTGGCCATATTGCAGGCCATGGAGCTCAAGCACACCTAGCCCGTCCACAGCCAGTATATCAAGGTCTTGCGCATCCTCATCCCTTACAAGCACCACAGTTGGGAATGCCCAACATGGTCGGTTACATGCCCATCTACGGGCTACAGAGACCAGACGTTGGCCAGCTCGCTCAGCAAGCCCCCGTGCTACCCTTAGGCAATGCAGCACCACACAGGTACGGCGATGCACCTCACGGCTTACAGGCAGCCGCTGCTGATCGACATTTGGAACGTGACCATGGCCCTGGGTACGTATTGGGAGCCCGGAACAATGGTTTGGGAGGACAACAAGGTCTCTTTGACGCATTCGTGGAAGATCCAttcggcggcggtgatgcgGACCCGTTCGGTTTTGGCAGAATCATCCAGGGCGACCAGGCCCCGCCACGATTTCCCGAGATGCTGGCTCCTGGACAACCTCGCAACCATGAACTAGGTCGCAATGCTCAGCCGGAGCTTCGGGAGCAGCACGAGGCTCTTGCATATCGGACTGCAAGAGAGAGGCAGCGTAATGCGTTGCAAAATATGGAAGATCGGGCGGGTGGGGATGGAACAGTTTACGAATTGGCCTACGCGGATCCGAGACGCAGACGACGTGGAGTGTTTCCTGGTGCGCCAAATGCTGGATAG
- a CDS encoding uncharacterized protein (antiSMASH:Cluster_10), with amino-acid sequence MGSIGLPPKDSSEIYLTTATPAEIEELSRANSIEWKAALELEPYLLREQHLANQELTRDGGLTTWVLVWQPGSAADRHILTGCETIKKRALVSKNGKVDDAICHGVCSVFCLPEFRGRGYAGRMMAELGDKLRNWKVDNDKQHVFSALWSDIGKQFYAARGWHPYASLHITLPAREQPLGAGVQLLKSQDLAEACMIDEKLMRSRLQARGNNGRTTVSILPDQRTVAWHHAREDFVSKELLKKSPTVRGARVGSVWAYWTRVWADPQGHDPNTLHILRLVIEDDQLGADLSPATTEGVDAINAAIEGRKQLPGLESGKVAEIRQSIAKILAVAQTEADRWGMKEVMLWNPTSLALAAAKQIDKNVSVMERQSESIPSLRWYDGNWKDVDWVENMKYAWC; translated from the coding sequence ATGGGCAGCATTGGCCTCCCGCCGAAGGACTCATCCGAGATCTATCTCACCACGGCCACCCCAGCTGAAATCGAAGAACTCTCCCGCGCGAACAGCATCGAATGGAAAGCtgcgctcgagctcgagccgTACTTGCTTCGCGAGCAGCACCTGGCAAACCAGGAACTCACAAGAGACGGCGGTCTCACCACGTGGGTACTCGTTTGGCAGCCAGGCTCCGCTGCAGATCGCCACATTCTCACCGGCTGTGAAACGATCAAGAAGCGAGCGTTGGTCTCGAAGAACGGCAAGGTGGACGATGCAATCTGCCACGGCGTGTGCTCCGTCTTTTGTCTACCGGAGTTTCGTGGCAGAGGGTACGCTGGCAGAATGATGGCGGAGCTGGGCGACAAGTTGAGGAATTGGAAAGTGGACAATGACAAGCAGCACGTCTTCAGTGCTCTCTGGTCAGATATCGGGAAGCAGTTTTACGCTGCGAGAGGATGGCACCCATATGCGTCACTCCACATCACTCTCCCGGCACGCGAGCAGCCATTAGGTGCAGGGGTACAGCTTCTCAAGAGCCAAGACCTAGCGGAAGCGTGTATGATCGACGAAAAACTGATGCGCAGCCGTCTCCAGGCACGCGGCAACAACGGCCGGACGACTGTCTCGATCCTTCCAGATCAGCGAACTGTAGCCTGGCATCACGCTCGAGAAGACTTTGTATCCAAAGAACTGCTCAAAAAATCGCCTACTGTCAGAGGTGCTAGAGTTGGCTCTGTTTGGGCTTATTGGACACGCGTATGGGCGGATCCTCAAGGCCACGATCCAAATACCTTGCACATCCTACGTCTTGTGATAGAAGACGATCAACTCGGAGCGGATCTGTCCCCAGCCACCACGGAAGGCGTTGATGCGATAAACGCTGCTATCGAAGGGCGGAAGCAGTTGCCAGGTCTGGAATCTGGCAAGGTCGCAGAGATCAGACAGTCAATTGCGAAGATATTGGCCGTTGCACAGACAGAAGCGGATCGATGGGGGATGAAAGAGGTCATGTTGTGGAATCCCACCAGCCTTGCATTAGCTGCTGCCAAACAGATTGACAAGAATGTCTCGGTGATGGAACGCCAGTCAGAGAGCATACCGAGCCTACGATGGTACGATGGGAACTGGAAAGATGTTGACTGGGTGGAAAATATGAAATATGCTTGGTGTTGA
- the PKC1 gene encoding Serine/threonine kinase (SMCOG1030:serine/threonine protein kinase~antiSMASH:Cluster_10~BUSCO:EOG09260NHN) — protein MEDGAATQEIYRRIEREKKLIQAATQMRQATGNAQVVSKADSEIREARRNIQYFEQKLNDLRDRNIGSSMSNLSVSGNGGSQGPSHGRGDSTGSGYRNEQGYGGGADYGDPGPGGYSMGGAPGLMPPRAPYAPPGPGERTPRARPNYSKLDLIKYETPHLGPRIQLMLSQLEFKLSVEKQYKDGIEKMVKLYQMEGDRKSRGEAELRRMESNQKIQLLTRALRRYEDLHVDVENGADAADDDSLDTPSQRKPLTGHMSVRIHAIDNVDHAASGRFSRGPDTFVVMKVEDVLKGRTKATKTDRWTDENHEFDVDKANEIEFTVYDKSSGDHPIPIGLLWIRLSDLVDEIRRKRIETEFNQAGWKTADQMDGSLARPDMQFSPPPNSSHGTNAPGGGSIAAAAGGPAGSGLAPQTGPVYIDAWFTLEPVGKIHLTLSFIKQVKDRRPFDVGLNRKGAVRQKKEDIVEQYGHKFIVQTFYNIMRCALCGDFLKYTAGMQCADCKYTCHQKCYQKVVTKCISKSNAETDPDEEKINHRIPHRFDAFSNMGANWCCHCGYMLPIGRRQARRCTECKLTSHANCVHFVPDFCGMSMESANQILAELKKTKNSRMLANSTKLRPPGVQTSGRPTPPPQSSSYALAPGHQDQVSQKEQDRLQDRFSYGKDRMSDSYEQPPRTSSFGPPPGAADAGKAAMGGGQTPSSPESGHRPPAHRTQSSQSSAAAAAAAASVALAGKRTSGNDRPPYDRGTTDPYTQQQRGSGGYADGYAESKRIAPQPGQQQSTYNPADYAAVAGYSSGPPYQQTVSPPPQPPAKNYPPQPISQGPPPATAQGRPQSPAAVPAPNVSITEPVVEQRKPAPPANTAGTGRRIGLDHFNFLAVLGKGNFGKVMLAETKTTKQLYAIKVLKKEFIIENDEVESTRSEKRVFLIANKERHPFLLNLHACFQTETRIYFVMEYISGGDLMLHIQRGQFGTKRAQFYAAEVCLALKYFHENGVIYRDLKLDNILLTLDGHIKIADYGLCKEDMWYGSTTSTFCGTPEFMAPEILLDKKYGRAVDWWAFGVLIYQMLLQQSPFRGEDEDEIYDAILADEPLYPIHMPRDSVSILQKLLTREPELRLGSGPTDAQEIMSHAFFRNVNWEDVYYKRVPAPFLPTVKSRADTSNFDSEFTSVTPVLTPVQSVLSQAMQEEFRGFSYSADFV, from the exons ATGGAAGATGGCGCGGCCACGCAAGAGATCTACCGCCGGATCgagcgcgagaagaagctgatcCAGGCGGCCACGCAGATGCGACAGGCCACAGGCAATGCCCAGGTCGTGTCAAAGGCGGATTCGGAGATCAGAGAGGCCAGGCGAAACATTCAATACTTTGAGCAGAAGCTTAATGATTTGCGCGATCGTAACATTGGGTCGAGCATGAGCAATCTTTCAGTCTCAGGAAATGGCGGTTCACAGGGTCCTTCTCATGGCCGCGGAGACTCAACAGGCTCAGGATACAGGAACGAGCAAGGCTACGGCGGAGGTGCAGACTATGGCGACCCAGGCCCGGGTGGATACAGCATGGGCGGAGCCCCCGGACTCATGCCCCCGCGAGCGCCTTATGCCCCGCCTGGACCCGGCGAGAGGACTCCGCGAGCACGCCCTAACTACAGCAAGCTTG ATCTCATCAAATACGAAACACCCCACCTAGGTCCCCGCATACAGCTCATGTTGTCCCAGCTCGAATTCAAACTTTCCGTGGAGAAGCAATATAAGGATGGTATCGAGAAGATGGTCAAGCTCTATCAAATGGAAGGCGATCGTAAGAGCAGGGGTGAGGCAGAGCTTCGAAGAATGGAGAGCAACCAAAAGATTCAGTTGTTGACGAGAGCACTACGAAGATATGAGGACCTGCATGTGGATGTCGAGAATGGCGCCGATGCTGCCGACGACGATAGCTTAGACACTCCCAGCCAGCGGAAACCTCTCACCGGCCACATGTCTGTCAGGATTCATGCCATCGACAATGTGGACCACGCCGCATCTGGACGATTTAGTAGAGGCCCGGATACCTTTGTCGTCATGAAGGTGGAAGACGTGCTCAAGGGCAGAACGAAAGCTACCAAGACCGATCGATGGACCGACGAGAATCACGAATTCGACGTAGACAAGGCCAACGAGATCGAATTTACCGTGTACGACAAATCAAGTGGTGACCATCCCATACCCATTGGCCTTCTCTGGATCCGCTTGTCTGATCTTGTCGATGAGATCCGAAGGAAAAGGATTGAGACAGAGTTCAACCAGGCAGGCTGGAAGACTGCTGACCAGATGGACGGCTCGCTGGCAAGACCTGACATGCAGTTCTCGCCACCGCCGAACTCATCACATGGGACGAACGCGCCTGGTGGCGGAtcgattgctgctgcggctggcgGTCCAGCGGGTTCTGGACTTGCACCTCAGACTGGACCGGTCTACATTGATGCCTGGTTCACACTCGAGCCCGTCGGCAAGATTCACTTGACCCTCAGCTTCATCAAGCAGGTCAAGGACCGCCGTCCATTCGATGTTGGTCTCAATCGTAAGGGCGCTGTCCGTCAAAAGAAGGAAGACATCGTGGAGCAATACGGCCACAAGTTCATTGTGCAGACATTCTATAACATCATGCGATGCGCGCTATGCGGCGACTTTTTGAAGTATACCGCCGGCATGCAATGCGCTGACTGCAAGTACACATGTCACCAGAAGTGCTACCAGAAAGTGGTCACCAAGTGTATCAGCAAGTCCAACGCCGAAACTGATCCggatgaggagaagatcAATCACCGCATTCCACATCGCTTCGATGCCTTCTCGAACATGGGTGCCAACTGgtgctgccattgcggaTATATGCTACCTATAGGAAGGCGGCAGGCGAGAAGGTGCACTGAGTGCAAGCTGACGAGTCACGCGAATTGCGTACACTTTGTGCCAGACTTCTGCGGCATGAGCATGGAAAGCGCCAATCAGATCCTGGCTGaattgaagaagacgaagaacagCCGTATGCTCGCCAATAGCACAAAGCTGAGACCTCCCGGCGTACAAACAAGCGGTAGGCCCACGCCGCCGCCACAATCTTCAAGCTATGCGCTTGCGCCTGGACACCAAGACCAAGTTTCAcagaaagagcaagacagGCTACAAGACAGGTTCTCGTACGGCAAAGACCGCATGTCCGACTCCTATGAGCAGCCACCCAGGACTTCCTCCTTCGGACCGCCTCCTGGTGCTGCGGACGCTGGAAAAGCTGCGATGGGCGGTGGCCAGACACCTTCCTCTCCAGAATCCGGCCACCGTCCTCCTGCTCATCGCACACAGTCTTCGCAATCTTCTGCCGCCGcagccgctgcagcagcttccgTTGCCTTGGCTGGCAAGCGAACTTCCGGCAACGACCGTCCACCGTACGACCGAGGGACGACGGATCCATATACTCAACAGCAACGGGGATCAGGTGGGTATGCCGATGGCTACGCAGAGAGCAAGCGTATTGCGCCTCAGcctgggcagcagcagtccacATACAATCCTGCTGACtatgctgctgtcgctgggTACTCTTCCGGACCTCCTTATCAGCAAACGGTATCGCCGCCGCCTCAGCCACCTGCCAAGAATTATCCTCCGCAACCAATATCGCAGGGCCCGCCACCCGCGACTGCACAAGGACGACCGCAATCGCCGGCTGCAGTGCCCGCTCCGAACGTCTCAATTACCGAGCCCGTGGTCGAACAGCGCAAGCCAGCTCCTCCTGCCAACACTGCAGGTACTGGACGTCGTATCGGTCTCGATCACTTCAACTTCCTCGCTGTTTTGGGCAAGGGTAACTTTGGAAAGGTGATGCTCGcggagacgaagacgacgaaacAGCTTTATGCCATCAAAGTTCTAAAGAAGGAGTTCATCATCGAAAATGACGAAGTGGAAAGCACCCGCTCGGAAAAGCGCGTGTTCCTGATTGCGAACAAGGAACGCCACCCGTTCTTGTTGAATCTGCACGCTTGTTTCCAAACGGAGACTCGCATCTACTTCGTCATGGAATACATTAGTGGAGGAGATTTGATGCTGCACATCCAACGTGGACAATTTGGCACGAAAAGAGCACAATTCTATGCTGCAGAGGTTTGCCTGGCGCTGAAGTATTTCCACGAGAACGGCGTCATTTACCGTGATCTGAAGCTGGACAACATTCTGCTTACTCTTGATGGGCACATCAAGATTGCAGATTACGGTCTGTGCAAGGAAGACATGTGGTATGGCTCAACGACAAGCACATTCTGCGGTACCCCGGAATTCATGGCGCCTGAGATCCTGTTGGACAAGAAGTACGGACGTGCTGTGGATTGGTGGGCATTTGGTGTCCTCATCTATCAAATGCTCCTCCAGCAATCGCCGTTCCGcggtgaggacgaggacgaaatcTACGACGCAATTCTGGCCGATGAACCGCTCTATCCAATTCACATGCCAAGAGACAGTGTCTCGATACTTCAAAAGCTCTTGACACGAGAGCCGGAACTGCGACTTGGCTCTGGACCTACCGATGCCCAGGAGATCATGTCCCATGCCTTCTTTAGGAACGTTAATTGGGAAGATGTCTACTACAAGCGGGTTCCTGCACCTTTCCTCCCGACTGTGAAGAGCAGAGCGGACACCAGCAATTTCGACTCGGAGTTTACTAGTGTTACTCCAGTCCTGACGCCGGTACAGAGTG TGCTATCGCAAGCTATGCAAGAGGAGTTCCGAGGGTTCTCTTACTCGGCAGATTTTGTTTGA
- a CDS encoding uncharacterized protein (antiSMASH:Cluster_10) translates to MACKATWEIPQSTSTVKVSIIDTTMRSSIPLSLFAGPAIPGLDKLRAPAYSFLITHTSGNGKERKLVFDLGIPVDLEKDFPPDVYQRVQAMKGVGGMMESKEYVSDILTEGGVDLKSIEGVIWSHAHLDHVGRPSLFPSTTELIVGPGIKEAYFPGWPDVESSPILAREFAGRAVKELKTEDFNLKIGSLKALDYFGDGSFYFLLAPGHAIGHMNALARTTNDSFIYMAADSFHHTSQLRPHVGAPLPDSVALHTCTCTASALQPIHPASNAADVPKRYHAAFGNFESTFDQVPFQTIVEHENGTSIAIDIQAARDTITAIQEFDAKPEVFVIAAHDQSLFNVLEYLPAEANDWRAKGWKERGQWGFLEDLHEAAKKQ, encoded by the exons ATGGCGTGCAAAGCTACGTGGGAGATCCCACAGTCGACCTCGACCGTCAAGGTCTCCATCATTGACACGACAATGCGGTCTTCTATTCCACTAAGCCTGTTTGCTGGTCCTGCAATCCCCGGGTTGGACAAGTTACGCGCACCCGCGTATTCCTTCTTGATTACACACACGAGTGGAAATGGCAAAGAGCGAAAGCTGGTCTTCGATCTTGGAATTCCCGTCGATCTCGAGAAGGACTTTCCTCCCGATGTGTACCAACGGGTCCAAGCGATGAAAGGCGTGGGTGGCATGATGGAATCGAAGGAATATGTCAGCGATATCCTGACCGAGGGAGGCGTGGATCTGAAGAGTATCGAGGGCGTGATTTGGAG TCATGCACATCTCGATCACGTCGGAAGGCCCTCGCTCTTTCCTTCCACCACAGAACTCATCGTGGGTCCTGGTATCAAGGAGGCTTACTTTCCAGGATGGCCAGATGTTGAGAGCTCTCCGATCCTAGCCCGGGAATTTGCCGGACGAGCAGTCAAAGAGCTGAAGACTGAAGACTTTAATCTCAAGATTGGCAGTCTCAAAGCACTGGACTACTTTGGCGATGGAAGCTTTTACTTCTTGCTCGCTCCTGGTCATGCCATTGGACACATGAATGCTCTCGCACGAACGACAAATGACAGCTTCATATACATGGCTGCAGACTCTTTCCATCACACTTCGCAACTGAGACCACACGTTGGAGCACCACTGCCAGATTCTGTGGCTCTGCATACATGTACGTGCACCGCGTCCGCGCTTCAGCCGATCCACCCAGCATCCAATGCAGCAGATGTCCCCAAGAGATATCATGCTGCGTTTGGAAATTTTGAGTCGACTTTCGATCAGGTCCCGTTCCAGACCATCGTGGAGCATGAGAATGGTACTTCCATAGCGATAGACATTCAAGCTGCCAGAGATACCATTACAGCTATCCAGGAATTCGACGCGAAGCCGGAGGTCTTCGTCATTGCCGCGCACGACCAGAGTCTGTTCAATGTGCTGGAATACTTGCCTGCTGAGGCTAATGATTGGAGGGCAAAGGGCTGGAAGGAGAGGGGTCAATGGGGTTTCCTTGAGGATTTGCACGAAGCGGCTAAGAAGCAGTAA